TTTTATATCATGAGTCATTCAGGATCAAAGATTCGTGAGCTTACCTTTCATAAAGGTATGGTTTATGGTTTTTTTCTGTTGCTTTTTTTTGTTTTTGCTGCCTTTTCATGGGTTATTTATGATTACAGCCGACTTTTGACCCGTGCTTCGGAAGTCCCTTTTCTTGAGTCTGAGCTGGCGTTTAACGAAGAACAGCTGCTGATGCAGAGGGATCAGATTCAGCTTTTTGCAAAGGAGCTGAATCTTTTAAAAAACAGAGTTTTGACACTCTCTGAGTTTGAACAGAAAATCAGAACCATAGCCAATATGGAGGCCAGAGAGGAAAATGACGGGATTTTTGGCCTGGGTGGAACCCCTGTGGAAGATCTGGACATGCGACTGGAACTTTCGGAGAATCATGCCAGCCTTATTAGGGAAATGCATGAGCGTGTGGTGCATCTGGACAGGGATTCCCTTGGGCGTATTGATGGTTTTGAATCCCTTCTTGAATCCCTCGAAGATCAGCGGAATCTTCTGGCCGTTACACCGGCCATTCGTCCTGCAGACGGATGGGTCACTTCCCGTTTTGGATACCGGACCTCACCTTTTACCGGAAAGCGTGAGTTCC
This window of the Desulfobotulus mexicanus genome carries:
- a CDS encoding M23 family metallopeptidase, producing the protein MNQKMTFYIMSHSGSKIRELTFHKGMVYGFFLLLFFVFAAFSWVIYDYSRLLTRASEVPFLESELAFNEEQLLMQRDQIQLFAKELNLLKNRVLTLSEFEQKIRTIANMEAREENDGIFGLGGTPVEDLDMRLELSENHASLIREMHERVVHLDRDSLGRIDGFESLLESLEDQRNLLAVTPAIRPADGWVTSRFGYRTSPFTGKREFHSGLDIANRPGTPVLATAEGVVSFAGDRGAIGIVVNIDHGHGLVTRYGHLQKALVKSGQRVSRGEVIGKMGNTGRSTGPHVHYEVRLNGVPVNPVKYILD